The Syntrophorhabdus sp. genomic sequence GTGAGGATGGGGATGTTTTCGAAGGCCGCGAGGGCCAGGAGGTGTTCGTCGCCGGAAATGATCGCCTGTGCCCTGTATTCCAGGGCACATTCAAGGACCATATTGTCATCGGGGTCCCTTTCGATCACCGATACGCTTCTGCGGGGAAAGACCATGTCGCTGAGACCCGTTACCTCATTCATCACGGTCTCGACAAGCTGTTCCGCAAGACCGAACTTCTTTCGCGACAGAACACCCTGAAGCTCGTAAAGCATGGCCGGCGACATTCCCAACCCGATCTCTCCCCGTATCGCTTGGAGAAGAACCTCCCGGGGATTGCCACCGAAGAGAAGCGCCGATGCCATGACGTTGGTGTCGACGACGATCCGGCGCATCACTTCGTCTTATTCCTGCGGTAAAGGGCGATCTCTCTGTCGATGTCACCTTCGGTCATGCCCGCATCCTTCGCCGCTCCTCCGGCGAGGCCGAAAATAACATCCCAGCGTTTCTTCCTGTCGATATATATCCGGGCCGCCTCCCGTAATAACTCGGACCTTGACCTGCATTCCTTTCTGGCGGTCTCGTCTATCTGGTCCAGGAGTTCTTTTGAAAAGGATATGTTAACGGTGCTCGTTTTCATCATTCCATTCCCTCCTCGATGCCAGTACAAGTATACATACAAGGATTGTATATTGTCAAGGCAAGTCGAACAGGGTGCGGACGGACAGTGATAGTTTCCTGAATCTTGTAACCATAACAGTCAAACCACCTTTTGGTGTTGACAATCGGAGGCACGCGATAACAGAATGATAGGCAGAACGATAGAGGGGATAATATGAGATATCGTCGGGAGAGTCGGTCTTCCGCGTTTGCCGTGCTCGCATTGTTCGTCCTTCTTTTTGCCGGTTGTTCGGGTCCCGGCAAGGGAGGGCCCGGTGGGGTACACGGGCCGGGTGGACCCGGCGGGCCGGGAAGGGGTTTTCTTTCCACCGTGTATGACACAAAGCCGTTCAACCCGGAAGTGGACAGGCTTCCCCCCATGTACACAGGGCACAACTCGGAGCTTCTTTACAACAGCATCGAGATGAGAAAGCAACAGGCGCTTCGGGAAACAGGGGAGACAGAGGAGCAGCACAAGGTCAGAATGGCCCGGGAAATATCCCTTCCCCTCATGGATTCCCTGGATTTCGACAGCGTCTATGCCGTGAGGATCACCCCCGCAGAGGTCCGCCGTGACGGGAAGGACGGACTCGTCCACGTGAGCTGCAACGTCTCCCCCGCATTCGAGGCAGGCCGGGAGGACCCCGCGAAAAAGGCCTTCGTCGTCAGGCACCTGCCCCAGCTCGACAACAGGTACAGCATAACCAGGCAGGACGGAACACGGGTGACCATCGAGGAGATCAAGTTCAGCGAATACGCCGTGGTGGCCGTCAACGCGGGGGGGCTTCCGATACAAAGGACCCCCGGGGTACACCCGCCGGTGGACGGCAAGGGGTCCCGTCAGGCCGACAGGGAACGGGGAGGAGAAATGATCGAAGCGGCGATGAGGCTCACCGCCGAGGAAGCGCGGGGCATCGAGGGCGGCATCA encodes the following:
- a CDS encoding putative toxin-antitoxin system toxin component, PIN family; protein product: MMRRIVVDTNVMASALLFGGNPREVLLQAIRGEIGLGMSPAMLYELQGVLSRKKFGLAEQLVETVMNEVTGLSDMVFPRRSVSVIERDPDDNMVLECALEYRAQAIISGDEHLLALAAFENIPILTPAQYLETK
- a CDS encoding ribbon-helix-helix protein, CopG family → MMKTSTVNISFSKELLDQIDETARKECRSRSELLREAARIYIDRKKRWDVIFGLAGGAAKDAGMTEGDIDREIALYRRNKTK